From a region of the Candidatus Dependentiae bacterium genome:
- a CDS encoding TIGR00282 family metallophosphoesterase, with the protein MEKLRILCVGDVVGATGRAMFQKHIGYIKKEYAIDFVVVNGENSSERGRGISSRIVKFFKHNGANVITSGNHIWQDREIYSYLQQNSDLLKPANFPNDTPGVGVTTILCKDVLVGVINVQGRIFMRENLSCPFRTVDTILTYLHHKTKIIIVDFHAEASSEKIGLGFYLDGRVSAVVGTHTHVPTADERILPGGTAFVTDLGMVGSQNSMLGMKKDPIIRHLITQMPVKFEVETSNPMIMTGVIVDVDTKTGSATAIERIKILDDDIHLNSSENA; encoded by the coding sequence GTGGAAAAGTTAAGAATTTTATGTGTGGGTGATGTGGTTGGTGCGACTGGACGTGCTATGTTTCAAAAGCACATAGGCTATATCAAAAAGGAGTATGCTATTGATTTTGTCGTGGTTAATGGAGAGAATAGTAGTGAACGTGGTCGTGGTATTTCTTCTCGTATCGTTAAGTTTTTTAAACATAATGGTGCGAATGTTATTACTTCTGGCAACCATATATGGCAAGATCGTGAAATATATTCATATTTGCAACAAAATAGTGATTTATTGAAGCCTGCGAATTTTCCAAATGATACACCCGGTGTTGGAGTAACAACTATTTTATGCAAAGATGTTCTTGTGGGAGTAATAAACGTACAGGGACGCATTTTTATGCGTGAAAACTTGAGTTGCCCCTTCAGAACTGTTGATACAATTTTGACTTATCTACACCATAAAACAAAAATAATTATTGTCGATTTTCATGCTGAAGCAAGTTCTGAAAAAATCGGTCTTGGCTTTTATTTGGACGGCAGGGTTAGCGCAGTTGTTGGCACACATACACATGTACCAACGGCTGATGAACGTATTTTACCTGGTGGTACTGCATTTGTTACTGATCTTGGTATGGTAGGATCACAAAACTCCATGCTTGGTATGAAAAAAGACCCTATTATTCGACATTTAATTACTCAAATGCCAGTTAAGTTCGAAGTAGAAACTTCTAATCCTATGATTATGACGGGTGTTATAGTAGATGTTGATACTAAAACTGGCAGCGCAACTGCTATAGAGCGCATCAAAATTTTAGATGATGATATTCACTTAAACTCAAGTGAGAACGCATAA
- a CDS encoding class I SAM-dependent methyltransferase: MEEISCIFCGIYSNNIVISENGYAGKKCRICGLIYVSPRPSKTEIANIYGHDNAQLSAQLHIEQKHAKNLQAHHHLALLKQYCKKGNLLEIGAGAGYFLAEAKKYGFEPFGIELNPTQAYFITNNLGIPCQMEPISPNSFANMKFDIIYHCDVASHFYDPIDAFTTMYNKLKSGGILFFETGNIGDVDKRYYRLFEHFQYPDHLFFFGQKSLYNLMVQAGFEIIAYYRYCIIPQLLFNKVLRLIRKPTSQKKTNHQKTYITNKKSFFKNYIKQIYNYTQHTLRYKIGRYFCKKNSPETIIIVARKKG; the protein is encoded by the coding sequence ATGGAAGAAATTTCTTGTATTTTTTGTGGTATATATAGCAATAACATAGTTATTTCTGAAAATGGATATGCTGGTAAAAAGTGTCGCATATGCGGTTTAATATATGTTTCCCCCCGACCTAGCAAAACAGAAATAGCCAATATTTACGGCCACGATAATGCACAACTGAGCGCACAACTTCATATAGAACAAAAACATGCCAAGAATTTACAAGCGCACCATCACTTGGCACTACTCAAACAATACTGTAAAAAAGGCAATTTGTTAGAAATTGGTGCTGGCGCTGGCTACTTTTTAGCTGAAGCAAAAAAATATGGTTTTGAGCCATTTGGTATAGAACTTAATCCCACACAAGCATACTTTATAACAAATAATCTTGGTATACCCTGTCAAATGGAACCCATTTCCCCCAACAGCTTTGCAAATATGAAGTTTGATATTATTTACCATTGTGATGTTGCAAGCCATTTCTATGATCCTATTGATGCGTTTACAACAATGTATAACAAACTCAAATCAGGCGGCATACTCTTTTTTGAAACGGGCAATATAGGTGATGTTGATAAGAGGTATTATCGCCTATTTGAGCATTTTCAATACCCCGATCATCTTTTCTTTTTTGGTCAAAAATCACTATACAATCTCATGGTTCAAGCTGGTTTTGAAATAATTGCATATTACCGATACTGTATTATACCACAGCTATTATTTAACAAAGTATTGCGCTTAATAAGAAAACCAACATCACAGAAAAAAACAAATCACCAAAAAACTTATATCACAAACAAAAAATCTTTTTTCAAAAACTATATAAAACAAATATATAACTACACACAACACACACTTCGATATAAAATTGGACGTTATTTTTGCAAAAAAAACAGCCCAGAAACAATTATTATTGTTGCTCGTAAAAAAGGATAA
- a CDS encoding prolyl oligopeptidase family serine peptidase, giving the protein MLFIHTRIIFIIIVITFFFYAAYNHAAKNHSNSIFIYSHGIADTHKQAYRYARYYPKNDKEKEIFVDYNNPNSLYEYAANKHYLITAPFVTFDYPDATYKFRKSSLAQAVDINRLAYVFKKTLQKYNKDIILFGVSRGASTIINFMGQKKPGDVQALILESPFDTMENVVAHKVRQARLHKVPGIKQLSHAIISGIFLKYHMNGIRPIDLVSHTPKQTPILFICSEQDTLIPISSTINLYQTLKEKGYPYVHVLIVPTGKHAHIINGSSADIYQNVVHAFLKHYHLPHDAKRALAGKKHFQKTRPSKRMVMRFLNT; this is encoded by the coding sequence ATGCTATTTATTCATACTAGAATAATATTTATTATTATTGTAATAACATTTTTTTTCTATGCTGCATACAATCACGCAGCCAAAAATCACAGCAACAGCATTTTTATATATTCTCATGGTATTGCCGATACCCATAAACAAGCTTATAGATATGCTCGATATTATCCAAAAAATGATAAAGAAAAAGAAATTTTTGTAGACTATAATAATCCAAATTCACTGTATGAATACGCAGCTAATAAACATTATCTTATTACTGCACCGTTTGTAACATTTGATTATCCAGATGCAACGTATAAATTTCGCAAGTCTAGCCTTGCACAAGCAGTTGATATCAATCGATTAGCGTATGTCTTTAAAAAAACACTCCAAAAATACAACAAGGATATTATTTTATTTGGAGTATCTCGTGGTGCTTCGACAATTATCAATTTTATGGGACAAAAAAAACCTGGCGACGTACAAGCACTTATTCTTGAGTCACCCTTTGATACTATGGAAAATGTTGTTGCTCATAAAGTTAGACAAGCTCGTCTTCATAAAGTGCCTGGTATCAAGCAGTTGAGTCATGCAATTATAAGTGGCATTTTTTTAAAATATCATATGAATGGTATACGGCCAATTGATCTTGTATCACATACTCCAAAGCAAACACCTATACTTTTTATATGCTCTGAGCAAGACACGCTCATTCCAATATCAAGTACAATAAACTTGTATCAAACATTAAAAGAAAAGGGCTATCCATACGTACATGTTCTAATTGTACCAACAGGAAAACATGCACATATCATTAATGGGTCCAGTGCTGATATATATCAAAATGTAGTTCATGCCTTCTTAAAACACTATCACTTACCTCATGACGCAAAGCGAGCTTTGGCTGGAAAAAAACACTTCCAGAAAACACGACCAAGTAAAAGAATGGTTATGCGTTTTCTAAATACATAG